A part of Fervidobacterium thailandense genomic DNA contains:
- a CDS encoding lactate utilization protein, with product MREQLYSWKYEKLAEKLVSELKKRGFESWIVKSREELLKTIEELIAPGSTVAVGGSLSLQETGVLELLRNGSYNFLDRYSVKSAEERREIELKSFGADYYLCSANAITEDGKLVFLDGNGNRVAALCFGPKNVIIVASVNKLVPDVQSARERIRYISPMNSKRLNLETPCSKTGWCTDCASPQRICNYFLVVETSYRQPGRFKVLLATFELGL from the coding sequence GTGCGCGAACAACTCTACAGCTGGAAGTACGAAAAGTTGGCCGAAAAGCTCGTGTCTGAACTCAAGAAAAGAGGCTTTGAAAGTTGGATCGTAAAAAGTCGGGAGGAACTTTTGAAAACCATTGAAGAATTGATTGCTCCAGGTTCAACCGTTGCGGTAGGTGGCTCACTATCTCTTCAGGAAACGGGTGTTTTAGAGCTTCTGAGAAACGGAAGTTACAACTTCCTCGATAGGTACAGCGTAAAAAGTGCCGAAGAAAGGCGTGAGATTGAACTAAAATCCTTTGGGGCAGATTACTATCTATGCAGTGCCAACGCGATTACGGAAGACGGTAAACTTGTTTTCCTTGACGGGAACGGTAACAGGGTGGCAGCACTCTGCTTTGGTCCGAAAAATGTGATTATAGTTGCGAGCGTCAATAAGCTCGTACCGGACGTCCAGAGTGCCAGAGAGAGAATTCGGTACATATCCCCAATGAACTCTAAGCGTTTGAACTTGGAAACCCCTTGTTCTAAAACGGGATGGTGCACCGATTGTGCGAGTCCTCAAAGGATTTGCAACTACTTCTTGGTCGTTGAAACTTCGTATCGTCAACCCGGAAGGTTTAAGGTTCTTCTCGCAACCTTTGAGTTGGGACTATAA